The genome window AGCTGCAGCAGGCCAACCCCTTCCGGGTACGGGCCTATCGCACCGCCGCGAGGAACATCCGCAGTCTCGGCGAGGAACTCACGGATCTGGTCGCGTCCGGGGTCGACCTGACCGAACTGCCTGGCATCGGCGAGGACCTGGCAAAGAAGATCCGGGAGTTCGTGACCCGGGGCCGGCTGGCCTATCTCGACTCGCTGCGCCGGCAGTTGCCGCCGGGCGTGGTCGATCTGCTGCAGGTGCCGGGCCTGGGGCCGAAGCGGGTGCGGGCGTTGTACGAACAGCTCGGCGTACACAGCCTCGCCGGGCTGGCGAAGGCCGCCCGCGATGGCCGCCTGCAGTCGCTGCCGGGTTTTGGCCCGAAGCTGACGGCGCAGATCCTCCACCGCATCGAGACCCGTCGCACCGAAAAGAAGAAGCGCTTCCTGCGTGCTGTCGCCCGCCAGTATGCCGAGCCGCTGCGCGAGCGCCTGGCTGCCATCGAGGGCGTCGAGGCCGCGGTCATCGCCGGCAGCTACCGGCGTGGCCGGGAGACGGTGGGTGACATCGATCTGCTGGTGACCAGCGGCCGGCCGGCGCCGGTCATGCAGGCGCTGGTCGAGTACGACGAGGTCGCCGAGGTACTGTCGCGCGGCAGCACCCGGGCCTCGGTGGTACTGCGCAGCGGCCTGCAGGTGGATTTGCGGGTGGTGGCTGCGGAAAGCTTCGGCGCTGCCCTGCACTACTTCACCGGCAGCAAGGCCCACAACATCGCCATCCGCAAGCTGGGCCGGGCACAGGGACTCAAGATCAACGAATACGGCGTGTTTCGTGGCCAGCGCCGCATCGCCGGACGTACCGAGGCCGAGGTCTATGCCGCGGTCGGCCTGCCGCTTATCCCGCCACCGCTGCGCGAGATGCGCGGCGAGATCGAGGCGGCACGCGCAGGCCGGCTGCCGCGGCTGGTCGAGTGCGCGGACCTGCAGGGCGACCTGCATGCCCACACCCGCGAGACCGACGGCCAGCTCGACCTGGAGGCGCTGGCCCGGGCCGCGCGGGCGCGGGGGCTGAAGTATCTTGCCATCACTGACCACAGCCAGCGCCTGAAGATGGTACATGGCCTGGATGCCGGGCGTCTGGCCCGGCAGATGGCTGCCATCGACGCGCTCAACGACCGGCTGCGCGGCATCCGCCTGCTCAAGGGCATCGAGGTGGACATCCTCGAGGACGGCTCGCTGGACCTGCCCGACCGGGTGCTGTGCCAGCTCGATCTGGTGGTGGCCTCGGTCCACAGCCGCTTCGGCCTGAGCCGGCGCCGCCAGACCGAGCGCCTGCTGCGGGCGCTGGACCAGCGCTGCCTGTCCATCCTCGGCCACCCCACCTGCCGGCTGATCTTCCAGCGCGACCCCATCGATATCGACTTCGATCGCGTGCTCGAGGCCGCCCGCCAGCGCGGCTGTGCGCTGGAACTCAATGCCCAGCCCCAGCGGCTCGACCTCGACGACGTGCACGCCCGTGCCGCCGCCGAGGCCGGCATTCCCATCGCCATCAGCTCGGATGCCCACAGCGAGGCCGATCTCGACGGCCTGGAGCACGGCGTATTGCAGGCCCAGCGCGCCTGGCTGCAGCCGCAACAGGTGCTCAACACCCGCCCGCTGCGGGAACTGCGCCGGTTTCTGAAATCGACCCTGGCGTGATGCGCGGCTTGCGTCAGGGTGTCGTTCAGGGGATCTCTTCTATGTAGGTACGTGCAATGGGCGTTTGCACATAGGCCTTCCTGCCGTCGATGACGGCCCAGAAATAGTAGTAGCCCTTCTGTGGCTCGCTGGTCACCTTGCCGTCCTTCACGATCCAGCTCTTCACATGCTCGCCATCGGCGTAGGTGACGCGATAGTCGCCTTCGAGGAAGGTCACGCCCAGCCGCGAGATGCGGTTCTGCTGTTCCTGGGTACAGCCGGCGGTCAGGGCGATTGCCGCCAGCAGTGCCAGCATCATGGATGTCCGTCGCATGGTGTTTCTCCTGGTTGAATCCGGAATGGCCGCAGTATAGCCCGCATATTTCACCAGGGCGGAAGCGGGCGGCAGGCAACTGGTTGACCTGGGGGCAATGAACCAGATTTCTTGCCCATGGCCCGGAGTACGATTCGTGCCGCCCGCATCCTGCTGCGGCCCTGGCGGATTTTCGCTCGGCCTCGGGGGTGCTTCACTCAAGCCGTAGCGACGGCTACGGCTTGAGCGCCAGCCCTCCCCGAGCCCGGCTGCAAATCCGCCATCATCCGCAGCCCCTGGTGAAATATGCGGGATAGCGGAAGCCGGCATGAACCCGGCCGGGCCTTGGTGCAACATGCGGGCCTGTGGTTTG of Thiohalobacter sp. contains these proteins:
- the polX gene encoding DNA polymerase/3'-5' exonuclease PolX — translated: MPVHNEDIAAAFDEIAELLELQQANPFRVRAYRTAARNIRSLGEELTDLVASGVDLTELPGIGEDLAKKIREFVTRGRLAYLDSLRRQLPPGVVDLLQVPGLGPKRVRALYEQLGVHSLAGLAKAARDGRLQSLPGFGPKLTAQILHRIETRRTEKKKRFLRAVARQYAEPLRERLAAIEGVEAAVIAGSYRRGRETVGDIDLLVTSGRPAPVMQALVEYDEVAEVLSRGSTRASVVLRSGLQVDLRVVAAESFGAALHYFTGSKAHNIAIRKLGRAQGLKINEYGVFRGQRRIAGRTEAEVYAAVGLPLIPPPLREMRGEIEAARAGRLPRLVECADLQGDLHAHTRETDGQLDLEALARAARARGLKYLAITDHSQRLKMVHGLDAGRLARQMAAIDALNDRLRGIRLLKGIEVDILEDGSLDLPDRVLCQLDLVVASVHSRFGLSRRRQTERLLRALDQRCLSILGHPTCRLIFQRDPIDIDFDRVLEAARQRGCALELNAQPQRLDLDDVHARAAAEAGIPIAISSDAHSEADLDGLEHGVLQAQRAWLQPQQVLNTRPLRELRRFLKSTLA